In a single window of the Streptomyces sp. 846.5 genome:
- a CDS encoding BTAD domain-containing putative transcriptional regulator, producing MVEAVAAGTRVEVGPPQRQAMLAVLALRAGHPVSVGELVDCLWGPDAPDSAVTTVRTYAWRLRKAFDAAGAGGVLASVGSGYRLAVKRSQVDALLVEELAAKASRAQALGELHEAEARLGEALDLWQGQPLAGVPGPYAERQRVRLDEIRVALLEDRLEVELDLGGHVRVVPRLSELIAGFPLRERPYGLLMRALYRSGRQVEALTVFAGLRRLLVSEQGIDPGPDLLSLHQRILESDPSLHAVRPAAATQPAAGAPGRTENPEQTDSETGAAARDAPLPEAGTDALPGSLAEAVSPAQLPPTIHDFTGREELVGQLCAALSGGGEAGGGAAPVVVAVVGMGGVGKTSLALHVAHAVRSSYPDGQIYADLRGVSADPADSGMVLAQFLVALGVARHAVPQSTEERTALLRSVLSGRRVLMVLDGARDAAQVRCLLPGTPGVGVLVTGRAQLFGLPLDLHVDLDVFEPEEALALLGRVIGADRLAAEQEAARRLIDACGHLPLAVRIVAARLASRRRWTIASLIDRLADERSRIGELRIGDLAIEAVFELGYRQLTPSHARVFRLLAALAGPNIGAATAAAVLDLDEDTAEDLLESLVDTAMLQSPVPGRYSFHDLLRVFARQKRPSESAGAVARWQGFLLASAVNAFSCAVPGDPVASVLAGVGAVAHSGLVFGSTAQARAWAVAECEGAAAAVELAVAQVPEAGVEPLRRAVTLLIALSPFGRDLQYGLLAAAARSAALAAEACGDDLAAGRARFLCGNVALQSGRLAEAELNARAAVERCRRADDVVVLRQALNDLGLVALYLRRFAEAAACWDEALELGRRVGHLAGERVTRLNAALARVRSGSPQEAVDACERVLAGIATDGGGDAAASSLALYVLGVALHEIGDPQGALERFSLCLDQCRAAGLRGREAQVLYRIADTLVVSGRPEEAVERAAQALDLLEGSPAERDLGCALLSSGRALHAAGDPERARERLLQARELFERLGLPEAEDCAAPLPPPVKRASVAR from the coding sequence GTGGTGGAAGCGGTCGCTGCGGGGACGAGAGTGGAGGTGGGGCCGCCGCAGCGACAGGCGATGCTGGCGGTGCTGGCGTTGCGGGCGGGACACCCGGTCTCGGTGGGGGAACTGGTCGACTGCCTCTGGGGCCCCGACGCGCCCGACTCCGCGGTGACCACGGTGCGCACCTACGCCTGGCGTCTGCGCAAGGCGTTCGACGCGGCCGGCGCCGGGGGAGTGCTGGCCAGCGTGGGATCGGGGTACCGGCTGGCGGTGAAGCGCTCACAGGTGGACGCGCTGCTGGTGGAGGAGCTGGCGGCCAAGGCGTCCCGGGCCCAGGCGCTGGGGGAGCTGCACGAGGCGGAGGCCCGCCTGGGCGAGGCACTCGACCTGTGGCAGGGCCAACCGCTCGCCGGAGTGCCGGGCCCCTACGCGGAGCGCCAGCGGGTGCGCCTGGACGAGATACGGGTCGCGCTGCTGGAGGACCGGCTGGAGGTCGAACTCGACCTGGGCGGCCATGTGCGGGTGGTGCCCCGGTTGTCCGAACTCATCGCGGGCTTTCCGCTGCGGGAGCGCCCCTACGGGCTGCTGATGCGGGCCCTGTACCGGTCCGGGAGACAGGTGGAGGCCCTGACGGTCTTCGCCGGGCTGAGACGGCTGCTGGTCTCCGAGCAGGGCATCGACCCCGGCCCCGATCTGCTCTCGCTCCACCAGCGAATACTGGAGAGCGACCCCTCGCTGCACGCGGTCCGACCGGCCGCGGCGACACAGCCTGCGGCCGGAGCGCCAGGCAGGACCGAGAACCCGGAACAGACCGATTCCGAGACCGGGGCCGCCGCCCGGGACGCGCCGCTCCCGGAAGCCGGGACCGACGCCCTGCCCGGATCGCTCGCCGAAGCGGTCAGCCCCGCCCAACTCCCGCCCACCATCCACGACTTCACGGGGCGTGAGGAACTGGTCGGGCAGCTGTGCGCGGCCCTCTCCGGTGGCGGTGAAGCTGGCGGGGGCGCGGCACCGGTCGTGGTCGCGGTGGTCGGCATGGGCGGCGTCGGCAAGACCTCACTGGCGCTGCACGTGGCGCACGCGGTGCGGTCGAGCTATCCCGACGGGCAGATCTACGCGGACCTGCGCGGGGTGTCCGCCGACCCCGCCGACTCAGGCATGGTGCTGGCACAGTTCCTGGTCGCCCTCGGTGTGGCCAGACACGCGGTGCCGCAGAGCACCGAGGAGCGGACCGCGCTGCTGCGGTCGGTGCTGAGCGGCCGCCGGGTGCTGATGGTCCTGGACGGCGCCCGTGACGCCGCGCAGGTGCGCTGCCTGCTGCCGGGCACCCCGGGCGTGGGCGTCCTGGTCACCGGCCGCGCCCAGCTGTTCGGGCTGCCGCTCGACCTGCACGTGGACCTGGACGTGTTCGAGCCGGAGGAGGCCCTGGCCCTGCTCGGCCGGGTCATCGGAGCGGACCGGCTGGCGGCGGAGCAGGAGGCCGCCCGCCGTCTCATCGACGCCTGCGGGCACCTGCCGCTGGCGGTGCGCATCGTCGCCGCCCGGCTCGCCTCCCGCCGCCGCTGGACCATCGCCTCGCTGATCGACCGACTGGCCGACGAACGAAGCCGGATCGGAGAGCTGCGCATCGGGGACCTGGCCATCGAGGCCGTCTTCGAACTGGGCTACCGGCAGCTGACGCCGTCCCACGCCCGTGTCTTCCGGCTGCTGGCGGCGCTGGCGGGCCCGAACATCGGCGCGGCGACCGCGGCGGCGGTGCTGGACCTGGACGAGGACACGGCCGAGGACCTGCTGGAGTCCCTGGTGGACACCGCCATGCTGCAGTCGCCGGTGCCCGGCCGCTACAGCTTCCACGACCTGCTCCGGGTCTTCGCCCGGCAGAAGAGGCCGAGCGAGTCCGCGGGGGCCGTCGCGCGCTGGCAGGGCTTCCTGCTGGCGTCGGCGGTGAACGCGTTCTCCTGCGCGGTTCCCGGGGATCCGGTCGCCTCGGTGCTCGCCGGCGTCGGCGCGGTCGCCCACTCGGGGCTGGTGTTCGGGAGCACGGCGCAGGCGCGGGCCTGGGCCGTGGCCGAGTGCGAGGGCGCCGCGGCAGCGGTGGAGCTGGCCGTCGCGCAGGTCCCCGAGGCCGGGGTCGAGCCGCTGCGGCGGGCGGTGACCCTGCTGATCGCGTTGAGCCCGTTCGGCCGGGACCTGCAGTACGGGCTGCTGGCCGCGGCCGCCCGGTCGGCGGCGCTGGCCGCGGAGGCGTGCGGCGACGACCTCGCCGCAGGCCGGGCGCGGTTCCTGTGCGGGAACGTGGCCCTGCAGTCCGGCCGCCTGGCCGAGGCGGAGCTGAACGCCCGGGCGGCGGTGGAGCGCTGCAGACGGGCCGACGACGTGGTGGTGCTGCGTCAGGCCCTCAACGACCTGGGCCTGGTGGCGCTGTACCTGCGCCGCTTCGCCGAGGCGGCCGCCTGCTGGGACGAGGCGCTGGAACTCGGCCGCCGGGTGGGACACCTGGCCGGCGAACGGGTGACCCGGTTGAACGCGGCCCTGGCCCGCGTCCGCAGCGGCAGCCCCCAGGAGGCGGTCGACGCCTGCGAGCGGGTTCTGGCGGGCATCGCCACGGACGGCGGCGGTGACGCGGCGGCGTCGAGCCTGGCGCTGTACGTCCTGGGAGTGGCTCTGCACGAGATCGGGGATCCGCAGGGGGCGCTGGAGCGGTTCTCCCTCTGCCTGGACCAGTGCCGTGCGGCGGGTCTGCGCGGACGTGAGGCGCAGGTCCTCTACCGGATCGCGGACACCCTGGTCGTCTCGGGCCGACCGGAAGAGGCGGTCGAGCGTGCGGCGCAGGCTCTGGACCTGCTGGAAGGCTCCCCGGCCGAGCGCGATCTGGGCTGCGCCCTGCTGTCCTCGGGGCGGGCGCTGCATGCGGCGGGCGATCCGGAGCGGGCGAGGGAACGTCTTCTTCAGGCCCGCGAGCTGTTCGAGCGATTGGGCCTGCCGGAGGCCGAGGACTGCGCGGCGCCGCTGCCTCCGCCGGTGAAGCGCGCGTCCGTGGCGCGATAG